The following proteins are encoded in a genomic region of Dyadobacter sp. UC 10:
- a CDS encoding non-canonical purine NTP diphosphatase has protein sequence MKLCFATNNLNKLTEIQALLGDQFELVTLADIGCETDIPEPYDTISENSYGKAAYVHKNFRIDCFADDTGLEVSALNGEPGVMSARYAGPQRDSEDNIALLLQKLSAFTDRSARFVTVITLVLDGTFHQFEGIVQGNIISAKRGTNGFGYDPVFVPDGYEKTFAEMTLEEKSQLSHRARAFTKLVKFLQTNRVDIQP, from the coding sequence ATGAAACTTTGCTTCGCTACAAATAATCTAAACAAGCTCACCGAAATACAAGCGCTCCTGGGCGATCAGTTCGAGCTTGTCACGCTGGCTGATATCGGCTGCGAAACTGACATTCCCGAACCCTATGATACGATTTCCGAAAATTCATATGGAAAGGCTGCTTACGTGCATAAAAATTTCAGAATAGACTGTTTCGCGGATGACACCGGACTGGAAGTAAGTGCATTAAATGGCGAGCCTGGCGTCATGTCGGCAAGGTATGCCGGGCCGCAGCGCGACTCTGAAGATAATATAGCATTACTACTTCAAAAGCTTTCTGCTTTTACCGACAGGAGCGCACGTTTTGTTACTGTCATTACCCTGGTTTTAGATGGAACATTTCATCAGTTTGAAGGAATTGTTCAGGGCAACATTATTTCCGCTAAAAGGGGCACAAATGGCTTTGGCTATGATCCTGTGTTCGTTCCTGATGGTTATGAAAAAACATTTGCGGAAATGACATTGGAAGAAAAATCGCAGCTTAGTCACAGGGCCCGCGCATTTACGAAACTTGTGAAATTTTTACAGACAAACCGTGTTGACATTCAACCTTAA
- a CDS encoding polyphosphate kinase 2 family protein: MQDFDPADFRVDGTKKFDISKTKTRFKDIYDNKEDYEAQQREQAEALDELQTLMYAHNRYGLLVIFQAMDAAGKDGTIKHVLAGVNPVGIKIHSFKRPTETELSHDFLWRTNQVLPQRGTITIFNRSYYEEVLVVKVEPDILKESQKLPLELTEDLDKVWKHRYSDIRHLEKYLYRNGIRVIKFFLNVSKEEQAERLIERIEDPSKNWKFDEQDVKVRAKWDEYMNAYEECINATASEKAPWYVVPADDKKNMRLCVAKIIQEELKNMKMSYPAPENGELLQQYIGVIKEQNK, translated from the coding sequence ATGCAAGACTTCGATCCCGCAGACTTCCGTGTAGACGGCACCAAGAAATTTGACATCAGCAAAACAAAGACCCGTTTTAAAGATATTTATGACAATAAGGAAGATTATGAGGCGCAGCAAAGAGAACAGGCTGAGGCACTGGACGAACTTCAAACGCTGATGTATGCCCACAATCGCTACGGTCTGCTTGTTATATTCCAAGCGATGGACGCGGCTGGAAAAGACGGAACGATCAAGCATGTTCTTGCGGGCGTCAATCCAGTGGGTATCAAGATCCATTCTTTCAAGAGACCTACCGAAACCGAACTAAGCCATGATTTTTTATGGCGTACCAATCAAGTGTTGCCACAAAGAGGCACAATCACCATTTTCAACCGTAGCTACTACGAAGAAGTGTTGGTTGTGAAGGTCGAGCCGGATATTTTGAAAGAATCTCAAAAATTACCTCTTGAACTTACAGAGGATTTGGACAAAGTTTGGAAACATCGGTATTCTGATATCCGTCATCTCGAAAAATATCTCTATCGCAATGGCATCAGGGTTATCAAGTTTTTTCTGAACGTCTCAAAAGAAGAACAGGCTGAGCGGTTAATCGAGCGCATTGAGGATCCCTCCAAAAACTGGAAATTCGACGAGCAGGATGTAAAAGTGCGGGCCAAATGGGATGAATACATGAATGCTTACGAAGAGTGCATTAACGCAACTGCATCCGAAAAAGCGCCCTGGTATGTAGTTCCGGCCGACGATAAGAAAAATATGAGGCTATGTGTAGCGAAAATTATTCAGGAAGAGCTGAAAAATATGAAGATGTCATACCCTGCCCCAGAAAACGGCGAATTGTTACAGCAATACATCGGTGTGATCAAGGAGCAGAATAAATAG
- a CDS encoding synaptonemal complex protein 1, translated as MQQEQKNKQSIAWAMVVVLGLATAMFGYLFTTQKQELTQQESMVVEKARELAVTKTKLDSISTVLDSKIAEVERLGGDITELTKMKEKLEADKVAFSRSRRVETNKYLGKIKEYEKFLTEKDEMIAQLKAENEHLVASNDSLSTHVGTLTSERERLVQRQTELTDSVVTFTAANRELSDKVSKAAALRAQNLKILTVNSRGKVKDKEEYKGKKVDKLKLVFNLPENELTAQESKDIYVRVLDPQGAVIADDATGSGEFEVDGAPSKFTTRESVAFQNNNQKVEMLYDNASQFRPGKYNVELYAEGYKIGGGNFTIK; from the coding sequence ATGCAACAAGAACAGAAAAATAAGCAAAGCATAGCCTGGGCGATGGTAGTTGTCCTTGGGCTAGCAACAGCCATGTTTGGCTACTTGTTTACGACTCAAAAACAAGAGTTGACACAGCAGGAATCGATGGTAGTTGAAAAGGCAAGAGAGTTGGCTGTAACCAAAACTAAATTGGATTCGATTTCCACAGTTCTTGATTCGAAGATCGCCGAAGTAGAAAGATTGGGCGGAGATATCACTGAACTGACGAAAATGAAAGAGAAACTGGAAGCTGATAAAGTGGCTTTCAGCAGAAGCAGAAGAGTTGAGACGAACAAATACCTGGGTAAGATCAAGGAATATGAAAAATTCCTGACTGAGAAGGATGAAATGATCGCTCAACTGAAAGCTGAAAACGAGCACCTGGTAGCTTCCAACGATTCTTTAAGCACACATGTTGGTACATTGACCAGCGAACGTGAGAGACTGGTTCAGCGTCAGACTGAGCTTACTGACTCGGTTGTAACTTTCACTGCGGCTAACAGGGAGTTGAGTGACAAAGTCAGCAAAGCAGCTGCATTGAGAGCTCAGAACCTTAAAATCCTGACCGTTAATTCAAGAGGCAAGGTGAAAGACAAAGAAGAATATAAAGGCAAAAAAGTTGACAAGCTGAAACTTGTTTTCAACCTGCCGGAAAATGAGCTTACCGCTCAGGAATCAAAAGATATCTATGTAAGAGTTTTGGATCCACAGGGAGCTGTTATTGCTGATGATGCAACGGGATCAGGCGAGTTTGAAGTGGATGGAGCACCATCTAAGTTCACAACCCGCGAGTCGGTAGCATTTCAAAATAACAACCAAAAAGTTGAGATGCTGTACGATAACGCTTCTCAATTCCGCCCTGGAAAATATAATGTAGAGTTATATGCTGAGGGTTACAAAATTGGAGGTGGTAATTTTACCATCAAATAA
- a CDS encoding FKBP-type peptidyl-prolyl cis-trans isomerase, producing the protein MNLKTIGYAMGITILAASCNKYRTQVTDSGLKYQIFDHEDDARKAKLGDIMSFHLVLKNGTDSTLRDTYKEGNPVKMVLQAPPFKGSFEEGLAMLATGDSAKFMINADTLFAKMMQPMPPMIKKGSEISFTVKVLSVLTSEEFQKQQAEAGSKQKGIDAKVIDNFLAKNNLAGKARKTASGLVYVPQTEGTGASPVSGDNVKVHYTGKFLDGKEFDSSKNQGKPLDLQVGQGMVIPGWEEGIMLMKKGEKGLLIIPSGLAYGPEAYGPIPGNSVLQFEMELIDFSKGPATPAAPPVAPPSR; encoded by the coding sequence ATGAATCTTAAAACAATCGGTTATGCGATGGGCATAACTATCCTGGCAGCTTCCTGCAACAAATACCGGACGCAGGTTACGGACAGCGGCCTTAAATACCAGATCTTCGACCATGAAGACGACGCCAGAAAAGCGAAGCTTGGAGATATCATGTCTTTCCATCTTGTTTTGAAAAATGGTACTGATTCAACACTTAGGGATACTTACAAGGAAGGTAATCCAGTGAAAATGGTTTTGCAGGCGCCTCCTTTCAAAGGTAGTTTTGAAGAAGGTCTTGCAATGCTGGCGACTGGCGACAGCGCGAAATTCATGATCAATGCAGATACATTATTTGCCAAGATGATGCAGCCAATGCCTCCGATGATCAAAAAAGGCTCGGAGATCAGCTTCACCGTGAAAGTATTGAGCGTTTTGACTTCGGAAGAATTCCAGAAGCAACAGGCAGAAGCAGGCAGTAAACAAAAAGGTATCGATGCGAAAGTGATCGATAACTTCCTGGCAAAAAATAACCTGGCCGGCAAAGCCAGAAAAACTGCATCAGGACTGGTCTATGTGCCACAAACAGAGGGTACAGGAGCAAGTCCGGTGTCGGGAGATAATGTGAAAGTTCATTATACGGGAAAATTCCTTGACGGGAAAGAGTTTGACAGTTCTAAAAATCAGGGAAAACCCCTGGATCTTCAGGTTGGCCAGGGGATGGTAATCCCTGGTTGGGAAGAAGGTATCATGCTGATGAAAAAAGGGGAAAAAGGCCTTCTGATAATTCCTTCGGGACTTGCTTACGGGCCGGAAGCTTACGGTCCGATCCCAGGGAACTCCGTATTGCAGTTTGAAATGGAATTGATCGATTTTTCAAAAGGACCAGCCACTCCGGCAGCTCCTCCGGTTGCCCCTCCATCAAGGTAA